The Phytohabitans houttuyneae genome has a segment encoding these proteins:
- a CDS encoding NAD(P)-dependent oxidoreductase, giving the protein MIGFVGLGNMGGPMADRLIEAGHELCVYDVVPAARERFAGSAALAATVTGVSTADTVLLMLPDSAVVERVLLTDGLLGRLKPGTLLVDMSSSDPARTRQLAGVAARHAVTLVDAPVSGGVAGARAGTLTVMVGGPATAFATLRPILDVLGSRVVHAGEVVGAGHAIKALNNLMSAAHLMVTSEALLAGRAFGLDPRVMLDIVNASSGRSGSTETKWPKFVLPGTYDSGFGLRLMVKDMGIALGLQEATGTPAAVSAAALAAWAEAAGALPADADHTQVAAWLMSRMASDEQGSGTC; this is encoded by the coding sequence ATGATCGGCTTCGTCGGGCTGGGCAACATGGGCGGGCCGATGGCGGACCGGCTGATCGAGGCCGGACACGAGCTGTGCGTGTACGACGTGGTGCCGGCCGCCCGGGAGCGCTTCGCCGGCAGCGCGGCGCTCGCCGCCACGGTCACCGGCGTGTCCACAGCGGACACCGTGCTGCTCATGCTGCCCGACTCCGCGGTCGTCGAGCGGGTCCTGCTCACCGACGGGCTGCTCGGCCGGCTCAAGCCGGGCACCCTGCTGGTCGACATGAGCTCCTCCGACCCGGCCCGCACCCGCCAGCTGGCCGGCGTCGCCGCGCGGCACGCCGTCACGCTCGTGGACGCGCCGGTTTCGGGCGGCGTCGCCGGTGCCCGCGCGGGGACGCTGACCGTGATGGTGGGCGGCCCGGCCACCGCGTTCGCCACCTTGCGGCCGATCCTGGACGTGCTCGGCTCGCGCGTGGTGCACGCCGGCGAGGTGGTCGGCGCCGGCCACGCGATCAAGGCGCTGAACAACCTGATGTCCGCCGCGCACCTCATGGTGACCTCGGAGGCGCTGCTGGCCGGGCGCGCGTTCGGCCTCGACCCGCGGGTGATGCTCGACATCGTCAACGCCTCCAGCGGCCGCAGCGGCTCGACCGAGACCAAGTGGCCGAAGTTCGTGCTGCCGGGCACGTACGACTCCGGCTTCGGCCTGCGCCTGATGGTCAAGGACATGGGCATCGCGCTGGGGCTGCAGGAGGCCACCGGGACACCGGCCGCTGTCTCCGCGGCGGCGCTGGCGGCCTGGGCGGAGGCGGCCGGGGCGCTGCCCGCCGACGCCGACCACACGCAGGTCGCCGCCTGGTTGATGTCCCGGATGGCATCCGACGAACAAGGGAGTGGTACGTGCTGA
- a CDS encoding NAD(P)-dependent oxidoreductase yields MRVGFIGLGNMGGRMTRRLVDAGTPVLGFDTDPGRAPAVGATPAGGVRAVVEGSDVVLLSLPDSAVVEAVVLGPGGVLASGRAGQVVVDLSTAAPASTVRIHAALAGIGVDYLDAGISGGAAAAERGTLTIMVGGSPRALSTVEPVLAAFASKVVHMGGSGAGHTTKVLNNFLNAVSLAATAEVMVAAKRAGLDLAQVLDVFNASSGVNFATLNRFPHIIRGDYLEGGLTSALMTKDVALYVDSLGQLGVPSLSAAGPLAAFGLANNLGYADKISNRVVDAIGDVAGGTRLYATEEH; encoded by the coding sequence ATGAGGGTCGGGTTCATCGGGTTGGGCAACATGGGCGGCCGGATGACCCGCCGGCTCGTCGACGCCGGTACCCCGGTATTGGGCTTCGACACCGATCCCGGCCGGGCCCCGGCGGTGGGCGCCACCCCGGCCGGCGGCGTGCGGGCGGTCGTCGAGGGCAGCGACGTGGTCCTGCTGTCCCTGCCGGACAGCGCGGTGGTCGAGGCGGTCGTCCTCGGGCCGGGCGGCGTCCTTGCCTCCGGCCGGGCCGGACAGGTGGTGGTCGACCTCAGCACCGCCGCACCGGCCTCGACCGTCCGCATCCACGCGGCGCTGGCGGGCATCGGCGTGGACTACCTCGACGCGGGCATCTCCGGCGGCGCGGCGGCGGCCGAACGCGGCACCCTCACCATCATGGTCGGCGGCTCGCCTCGGGCACTGTCCACCGTGGAGCCCGTGCTGGCCGCCTTCGCCAGCAAGGTGGTCCACATGGGAGGGTCGGGTGCCGGCCACACGACGAAGGTGCTCAACAACTTTCTCAACGCGGTCAGCCTCGCCGCGACCGCCGAGGTGATGGTCGCGGCGAAACGGGCCGGCCTCGACCTGGCCCAGGTGCTGGACGTCTTCAACGCCAGCAGCGGGGTCAACTTCGCCACGCTCAACCGCTTTCCGCACATCATCCGGGGCGACTATCTGGAGGGCGGGCTCACCAGCGCGCTGATGACCAAGGACGTCGCGCTCTACGTCGACAGCCTCGGCCAGCTCGGCGTGCCCTCGCTGTCCGCGGCCGGCCCGCTCGCCGCGTTCGGCCTCGCCAACAACCTCGGGTACGCCGACAAGATCAGCAACCGGGTCGTCGACGCGATCGGTGACGTCGCCGGCGGGACCCGGCTGTACGCGACGGAGGAGCACTGA
- a CDS encoding SDR family NAD(P)-dependent oxidoreductase: MRGLAGKVAVVTGAAGGIGAATVRRLVEAGAQVVAVDTAVAQPPPAGAAAWVRADVSTEDGVEAYMSAAVERFGRVDLHHLNAGISGSFATLPELTAAEFDRVMAVNVRGVFLGVRAAFRQYEAQDGTGGIVITGSIGSLRGSADLLAYQTSKHAVLGILHGAAMYGGPLGVRVNAVAPGIVPTDLFAATPDAVGGKDDMARRASSTPLRRAGTGEDVAAVVAFLLSDEAAYMTGEVVSVDGGASIVSTVRPSGGAGAWDFAGYDRALYGRDLR; encoded by the coding sequence ATGCGCGGGCTCGCGGGCAAGGTCGCGGTGGTCACCGGTGCGGCCGGCGGCATCGGGGCGGCCACCGTGCGGCGGCTGGTCGAGGCGGGAGCGCAGGTCGTCGCGGTGGACACCGCCGTCGCGCAGCCGCCGCCGGCCGGCGCGGCCGCCTGGGTGCGCGCCGACGTGTCCACCGAGGACGGTGTCGAGGCGTACATGAGCGCCGCCGTCGAGCGGTTCGGCCGGGTCGACCTGCATCACCTCAACGCCGGCATCTCCGGCTCGTTCGCCACGCTGCCAGAGCTGACCGCCGCCGAGTTCGACCGGGTGATGGCGGTGAACGTGCGCGGCGTCTTCCTCGGCGTCCGGGCCGCGTTCCGCCAGTACGAAGCGCAGGACGGCACCGGCGGCATCGTCATCACCGGGTCGATCGGGAGCCTGCGCGGCAGCGCGGACCTGCTGGCCTACCAGACCTCCAAGCACGCGGTGCTCGGCATCCTGCACGGCGCCGCGATGTACGGCGGGCCGCTGGGCGTGCGGGTGAACGCGGTCGCGCCCGGCATCGTGCCCACCGACCTGTTCGCCGCGACGCCGGACGCGGTCGGCGGCAAGGACGACATGGCGCGCCGGGCCAGCAGCACGCCACTGCGGCGGGCCGGCACCGGCGAGGACGTCGCCGCCGTGGTCGCGTTCCTGCTCAGCGACGAGGCCGCGTACATGACCGGCGAGGTCGTCTCCGTCGACGGCGGCGCCAGCATCGTCAGCACCGTGCGGCCGTCCGGCGGCGCGGGCGCCTGGGACTTCGCCGGTTATGACCGCGCGCTGTACGGAAGGGACCTGCGATGA
- a CDS encoding GntR family transcriptional regulator, which translates to MTGANPLRVERNPALIRSQVVANLRQAILDRRLAPGQRLIERELVELTGASRTSVREALRELSAEGLVTAIPNKGMVVTSVSAEEARQLYQVRAVLEALAGRLFVEHAGAAQRKALVRALEKIERLTAKGAPVLAAKDAFYDVLFEGGGNDALRSVAGGLHARVTVLRSLSLSVPGRVEHSTKELRAIVDAVLAGDADAAAAACARHVEEAGRAGLVALAEQDA; encoded by the coding sequence GTGACCGGAGCCAACCCGCTGCGGGTTGAGCGCAACCCGGCTCTGATCCGCTCGCAGGTGGTGGCCAACCTGCGGCAGGCGATCCTCGACCGGCGGCTCGCACCCGGGCAGCGCCTGATCGAGCGCGAGCTCGTCGAGCTCACCGGCGCGTCCCGCACCAGCGTCCGCGAGGCGCTGCGCGAGCTCTCGGCCGAAGGGCTGGTCACCGCGATCCCCAACAAGGGCATGGTCGTCACCAGCGTCAGCGCCGAGGAGGCACGCCAGCTCTACCAGGTGCGCGCGGTCCTGGAGGCGCTGGCCGGGCGCCTGTTCGTCGAGCACGCCGGCGCCGCCCAGCGCAAGGCGCTCGTCCGCGCGCTGGAGAAGATCGAGCGGTTGACCGCTAAGGGCGCGCCGGTGCTGGCCGCGAAGGACGCCTTCTACGACGTGCTGTTCGAGGGCGGTGGCAACGACGCGCTGCGGTCGGTCGCCGGCGGCCTGCACGCCCGGGTCACCGTGCTGCGGTCGCTGTCGCTGTCGGTCCCCGGCCGGGTCGAGCACAGCACCAAGGAGCTGCGCGCGATCGTCGACGCCGTCCTCGCCGGTGACGCCGACGCCGCCGCCGCGGCCTGCGCCCGGCACGTCGAGGAGGCCGGTCGCGCCGGCCTTGTCGCCCTCGCCGAGCAGGACGCCTAG
- a CDS encoding thiamine pyrophosphate-dependent enzyme: MDGAVSRRHRAGPGLPAQRGAPRLGVQRRRGRQVRRPDRPVVAFTGDAGLYYHLGEIETAVRRGVNLVTVVNNNHGGNQSRRGFDRAYGGQATDKASELWTYRDVDFARIAEQMGALGIRVDRPGDLAGALDRALSAGRPVVVDVHTDIGVAAPPPVS, translated from the coding sequence GTGGATGGCGCAGTTTCACGACGTCACCGCGCCGGGCCAGGGCTACCTGCGCAGCGCGGGGCACCTCGGCTGGGCGTTCAGCGCCGGCGTGGGCGCCAAGTGCGCCGCCCCGACCGCCCGGTCGTGGCCTTCACCGGCGACGCCGGCCTCTACTACCACCTCGGCGAGATCGAGACCGCCGTCCGCCGCGGGGTCAACCTCGTCACCGTCGTCAACAACAACCACGGCGGAAACCAGAGCAGGCGCGGGTTCGACCGGGCGTACGGCGGGCAGGCCACCGACAAGGCCAGTGAGCTGTGGACATACCGGGACGTCGACTTCGCCCGGATCGCCGAGCAGATGGGCGCGCTGGGCATCCGGGTCGACCGGCCGGGCGACCTGGCCGGGGCGCTGGACCGGGCGCTGTCGGCCGGCCGGCCGGTGGTGGTGGACGTACACACCGACATCGGCGTGGCCGCTCCCCCACCGGTCAGCTGA
- a CDS encoding cupin domain-containing protein, which yields MEIVRGHADRLPSEQRTATFTGTVFADPLRSGPDVTMASVFFAPGARTFWHSHEKGQILLVTAGGGLVCSAGGVPQVLHPGDTVWVPPGEAHWHGGGPETYLVHLAISLGRTEWREPVADDDYLARP from the coding sequence ATGGAGATCGTCCGCGGGCACGCCGACCGGCTGCCGTCCGAGCAGCGCACCGCCACCTTCACCGGCACCGTGTTCGCCGACCCGCTGCGGTCCGGCCCGGACGTCACCATGGCGAGCGTCTTCTTCGCGCCCGGCGCCCGCACCTTCTGGCACAGCCACGAGAAGGGCCAGATCCTCCTCGTCACCGCCGGCGGCGGGCTGGTCTGCTCGGCCGGCGGCGTGCCGCAGGTCCTGCACCCCGGCGACACGGTGTGGGTGCCGCCGGGGGAGGCGCACTGGCACGGCGGCGGCCCGGAAACCTACCTGGTGCACCTGGCGATCTCGCTGGGCAGGACCGAGTGGCGCGAGCCGGTCGCGGACGACGACTACCTGGCCCGGCCATGA
- a CDS encoding carboxymuconolactone decarboxylase family protein has protein sequence MLTAEQQQIKDEFIAVRSTWSDTWERILELDPAFLRAYLNWSAVPWRKNHLEPKVKEFMYIAVDAAATHLYEPGIRQHIRAALAFGATADEVMEVLELTSTLGIHACNIGIPLLVEVLEEEGRRTGPAPLSERQEQLKAEFTANRGYWHEFWDGLLELDPELFEAYVEFSSVPWKTGVLEPKVKEFVYIAFDAAATHLYVPGLKLHMRNAVRLGATTEEIVEVLEIASVIGIHAATTAVPILAEELARDVS, from the coding sequence GTGCTGACCGCCGAGCAGCAGCAGATCAAGGACGAGTTCATCGCGGTCCGCTCCACGTGGAGCGACACCTGGGAGCGGATCCTGGAGCTCGACCCCGCCTTCCTGCGCGCCTACCTGAACTGGTCGGCCGTGCCGTGGCGCAAGAACCACCTCGAGCCGAAGGTCAAGGAGTTCATGTACATCGCGGTCGACGCGGCCGCCACCCACCTGTACGAGCCCGGCATCCGCCAGCACATCCGTGCCGCGCTGGCCTTCGGCGCCACCGCGGACGAGGTGATGGAGGTGCTGGAGCTGACCAGCACGCTGGGCATCCACGCCTGCAACATCGGCATCCCGCTGCTGGTCGAGGTGCTGGAGGAGGAGGGCAGGCGCACCGGCCCGGCACCGCTGTCCGAGCGGCAGGAGCAGCTCAAGGCCGAGTTCACCGCCAACCGCGGCTACTGGCACGAGTTCTGGGACGGCCTGCTGGAGCTGGACCCGGAGCTGTTCGAGGCGTACGTCGAGTTCTCCTCGGTCCCGTGGAAGACCGGTGTCCTGGAGCCGAAGGTGAAGGAGTTCGTCTACATCGCGTTCGACGCCGCGGCGACCCACCTGTACGTGCCGGGGCTGAAGCTGCACATGCGCAACGCGGTCCGGCTCGGCGCCACCACCGAGGAGATCGTCGAGGTGCTGGAGATCGCCAGCGTGATCGGCATCCACGCCGCGACGACCGCGGTGCCGATCCTGGCCGAGGAGCTGGCCCGCGATGTCAGCTGA
- a CDS encoding ABC transporter ATP-binding protein: MIVGFTTPTSGGIRLNGRDISGLPPHKRNFGMVFQNYALFPHLSVADNVAFPLRERRTPREEITRRVGEALELVDLAGMDKRRPHELSGGQQQRVALARAVVFSPSVLLLDEPLSALDRKLRQSLQREVKRLHRELKLTFVFVTHDQDEAMTLSDRIAIFYRGRIDSIGTPADLYHRPTTQFAARFLGESNVFAGRYVPGGAYEWLDRTWTVREPDGGGERVLIVRPERIRLAVVGEPVPSGSNAAEATVTDVSFYGTFNRVELTYGDGSVGCAALPVGIPAAVHPGDRVVAHWRPEDQVLVTP, translated from the coding sequence ATGATCGTCGGGTTCACCACACCGACCTCGGGTGGCATCCGCCTCAACGGCCGGGACATCTCCGGGCTCCCGCCGCACAAGCGGAACTTCGGCATGGTGTTCCAGAACTACGCGCTCTTCCCGCACCTGTCCGTCGCCGACAACGTGGCCTTTCCGCTGCGCGAGCGCAGGACGCCGCGGGAGGAGATCACCAGGCGGGTCGGCGAGGCACTGGAGCTCGTCGACCTCGCCGGCATGGACAAGCGCCGCCCGCACGAGCTGTCCGGCGGGCAGCAGCAACGCGTGGCGCTGGCCCGCGCCGTGGTCTTCTCGCCGAGTGTGCTGCTGCTCGACGAACCGCTCAGCGCGCTGGACCGCAAGCTGCGGCAGTCGCTGCAGCGCGAGGTCAAGCGCCTGCACCGCGAGCTGAAGCTCACCTTCGTGTTCGTCACGCACGACCAGGACGAGGCGATGACGCTGTCGGACCGCATCGCCATCTTCTACCGCGGGCGGATCGACTCCATCGGCACCCCCGCCGACCTCTACCACCGGCCGACGACCCAGTTCGCGGCCCGGTTCCTGGGGGAGTCGAACGTCTTCGCCGGCCGCTACGTCCCCGGTGGCGCCTACGAGTGGCTCGATCGCACGTGGACGGTCCGCGAGCCGGACGGAGGCGGCGAGCGGGTCCTGATCGTGCGGCCCGAGCGCATCCGCCTGGCCGTGGTGGGCGAGCCGGTGCCGTCCGGATCCAACGCCGCCGAGGCGACGGTCACCGACGTCTCCTTCTACGGCACGTTCAACCGGGTCGAGCTGACCTACGGCGACGGCTCCGTCGGCTGCGCCGCACTACCCGTCGGCATCCCGGCGGCAGTCCACCCGGGCGACCGGGTCGTCGCCCACTGGCGGCCCGAAGACCAGGTCCTGGTGACCCCGTGA
- a CDS encoding carboxymuconolactone decarboxylase family protein, with product MSVDESRFARGLDIRREVLGDAHVERSLAQATDFTRVVQEYVTATCWGDVWSRPGLDRRTRSLLNLAMLTALNRPHEFSVHVRGALRNGCTQQDIQEVLLQTAAYCGAPAALEAFRLAQQVIEQLRQESLTT from the coding sequence ATGAGTGTTGACGAAAGCCGGTTCGCGCGCGGCCTCGACATCCGGCGGGAGGTGCTCGGCGACGCGCACGTCGAACGCTCGCTGGCGCAGGCCACCGACTTCACCCGGGTGGTGCAGGAGTACGTGACGGCGACCTGCTGGGGCGACGTCTGGTCCCGACCCGGGCTCGACCGGCGCACCCGCAGCCTGCTCAACCTCGCAATGCTCACCGCGCTGAACCGGCCGCACGAGTTCTCGGTGCACGTACGCGGCGCGCTGCGCAACGGCTGCACCCAGCAGGACATCCAGGAGGTCCTGCTGCAGACCGCGGCGTACTGCGGCGCACCGGCCGCGCTCGAAGCGTTCCGCCTCGCCCAGCAGGTCATCGAGCAGCTGCGGCAGGAAAGCCTCACCACATGA
- a CDS encoding ABC transporter permease subunit: MAVDTATAGAPSTGRLAPARAGRGRASGWLLLLPALVALTVFFVLPLLSVVVDSVTEPQTGLGNYASLFTDGYTLRVLGRTLLVALVVSLVGVLLAYPYAYAMTLVGPTMRAVLVTIVLVPFWTSMLARNFAWMILMQDEGVIQRMLRPFGFGDVTLLGSTLAVGISMTQVLLPFLVLPMYSAMDQIDRRLLAAAQSLGAPRARAFRRVYLPLSMPGVIAGVSLVFVLALGFYVTPALLGSTRNAMIAQVINVRAKELLDFGGAGAMGVFLLAVTLAVLGLSRRLAGQRLAAVAPGYQPARSHGKEGQPAQVRPWLKVHTVLVAILLVAPTLVVIPMSFSSGSTFQFPPDGWSLRWYERLFTSPQWTAAIFNSIQAGLFTAVLATVLGTTAALGVQRLAPRWRGAVTGFLLAPMIVPHILVGLVVFAAFLQAGLNGTLLGIILAHTAMAVPFVVIAVTARLQGMDARLPGVAASLGASPLSAFRRVTFPLLLPGILSGAVLAFVTSLDEVVIALFLQAPGAITLPVQMFNSVTIQIDPTISAASSLIVVLVSVPILLAQVISARRGKGR, translated from the coding sequence ATGGCTGTCGACACAGCCACGGCCGGGGCGCCCTCCACGGGGCGCCTCGCGCCGGCCCGCGCCGGCCGGGGGCGGGCCAGCGGTTGGCTGCTCCTGCTGCCGGCACTGGTCGCACTGACCGTCTTCTTCGTACTGCCCCTGCTCAGCGTCGTCGTGGACAGCGTCACCGAGCCGCAGACGGGCCTGGGCAACTACGCCTCGCTGTTCACCGACGGGTACACGCTGCGGGTGCTGGGCCGCACGCTGCTGGTCGCGCTGGTCGTCTCGCTCGTCGGCGTGCTGCTGGCCTACCCGTACGCGTACGCCATGACGCTTGTCGGTCCGACGATGCGCGCGGTGCTGGTGACGATCGTGCTCGTTCCATTTTGGACAAGCATGCTGGCGCGCAACTTCGCCTGGATGATCCTGATGCAGGACGAGGGCGTGATCCAGCGGATGCTCCGGCCGTTCGGGTTCGGCGACGTCACGCTGCTCGGCTCCACCCTGGCCGTCGGAATCTCGATGACCCAGGTGCTCCTGCCGTTTCTGGTGCTGCCCATGTACAGCGCGATGGACCAGATCGACCGGCGGCTGCTGGCCGCCGCGCAGAGCCTCGGCGCACCGCGCGCACGCGCCTTCCGCCGGGTCTACCTGCCGCTGTCCATGCCGGGCGTCATCGCCGGCGTGTCCCTTGTCTTCGTGCTGGCACTGGGCTTCTACGTCACGCCCGCCCTGCTCGGCTCGACCCGCAACGCGATGATCGCGCAGGTCATCAACGTGCGCGCCAAGGAGCTGCTCGACTTCGGCGGCGCCGGCGCGATGGGCGTGTTCCTGCTGGCTGTCACGCTCGCCGTGCTCGGCCTGAGCCGCCGCCTGGCCGGACAGCGCCTTGCCGCCGTCGCCCCCGGCTACCAGCCGGCCCGGTCGCACGGCAAGGAGGGCCAGCCGGCGCAGGTACGGCCCTGGCTCAAGGTGCACACGGTGCTCGTGGCGATCCTGCTTGTCGCGCCGACGCTCGTGGTCATCCCGATGAGCTTCTCCTCAGGCAGCACCTTCCAGTTTCCGCCGGACGGCTGGTCGCTGCGCTGGTACGAGCGGCTGTTCACCTCACCGCAGTGGACCGCCGCCATCTTCAACTCCATCCAGGCGGGGCTTTTCACCGCGGTCCTCGCGACCGTCCTCGGCACCACCGCCGCGCTCGGCGTACAGCGGCTGGCCCCCCGCTGGCGCGGCGCGGTCACCGGCTTCCTGCTCGCGCCGATGATCGTCCCGCACATCCTGGTCGGCCTGGTGGTCTTCGCCGCGTTCCTGCAGGCGGGCCTCAACGGCACCCTCCTGGGCATCATCCTGGCCCACACCGCGATGGCCGTGCCGTTCGTGGTGATCGCGGTGACCGCCCGGCTGCAGGGGATGGACGCGCGCCTGCCCGGCGTCGCGGCGAGCCTCGGCGCAAGCCCGCTTTCCGCGTTCCGCCGGGTCACCTTCCCGCTGCTGCTGCCCGGCATCCTGTCCGGCGCGGTGCTGGCGTTCGTGACGTCGCTGGACGAGGTCGTGATCGCCCTGTTCCTGCAGGCGCCCGGAGCGATCACCCTCCCGGTCCAGATGTTCAACAGCGTCACCATCCAGATCGATCCGACGATCTCCGCCGCGTCGAGCCTGATCGTCGTCCTCGTGAGCGTCCCCATCCTGCTGGCCCAGGTCATCAGCGCGCGGCGCGGAAAAGGTAGGTAG
- a CDS encoding N-acyl homoserine lactonase family protein — protein MSEVLAVRYGTRTTRRSEVFLHFDTYGEPDTGIVMDYYFWVVRHGGHTTVVDCGFNEASGARRGRTMLCPPARALDRLGVDPAAVTTVVLTHGHYDHIGNLGAFPAATFVMSRREYDFWAGPMGRKPLFAGSAEPEDVAALRVAHAAGRLTLVDARTTLPGGVELVEVGGHTPGQLIVLVGDVVLASDALHYYEELDRDRPFAHVADLPAMYGAFQLLRDLAGTRRLVAGHDPDVMRRFPATGDDGLAVRISVDGR, from the coding sequence ATGAGCGAGGTCCTCGCGGTGCGGTACGGCACCCGCACCACCCGCAGGAGCGAGGTCTTCCTGCACTTCGACACGTACGGCGAGCCGGACACCGGCATCGTCATGGACTACTACTTCTGGGTCGTACGGCACGGCGGGCACACCACCGTCGTCGACTGCGGCTTCAACGAGGCGAGCGGCGCGCGCCGCGGGCGCACCATGCTCTGCCCGCCGGCGCGGGCCCTGGACCGGCTCGGCGTCGACCCGGCCGCGGTCACCACGGTCGTGCTGACCCACGGCCACTACGACCACATCGGCAACCTGGGGGCCTTTCCCGCCGCCACGTTCGTGATGTCGCGGCGCGAGTACGACTTCTGGGCCGGCCCGATGGGGCGCAAGCCGCTGTTCGCCGGCTCCGCCGAACCCGAGGACGTCGCCGCCCTGCGCGTGGCGCACGCCGCCGGCCGGCTCACCCTCGTGGACGCGCGCACCACCCTGCCCGGCGGCGTCGAGCTCGTCGAGGTCGGCGGCCACACGCCCGGCCAGCTCATCGTGCTGGTCGGGGACGTCGTGCTCGCCTCCGACGCCCTGCACTACTACGAGGAGCTCGACCGGGACCGCCCGTTCGCCCACGTCGCCGACCTGCCGGCGATGTACGGGGCGTTCCAGCTGCTGCGCGACCTGGCCGGCACGCGCCGCCTTGTCGCGGGGCACGACCCGGACGTGATGCGGCGCTTTCCCGCGACCGGCGACGACGGGCTCGCCGTGCGGATCAGCGTGGACGGGAGGTAG
- a CDS encoding DUF6282 family protein: MIAELSLLDAELDADRRLPDEEADRLMVGAVDLHQHPGPSPFPRRMSILDAARDAAGAGFRAIVAKSHHHSMVTDILALRSAGLADLPIEVFGGIALNWTVGGLNPYAVELALRMGGRMVWFPTLSSAAHVRHHEDHDTGFPTSEVELRPQPILSILDDNGRVLPEVRDILSVIAAEEAVLTCGHLGVTESQRLIDAALEAGVQRIVVNHPCFVVGASIEQAAAWARQGVYIEHCAVMYFGRPERRRDFGELLAFIEAVGAGQTVISSDSGQKANPLPVTLYRRAIRGLLDAGVPEQQTRQLVGTNAAQLLLP, from the coding sequence ATGATCGCAGAGCTCTCGCTGTTGGACGCCGAGCTGGACGCGGACCGCCGGCTCCCCGACGAGGAGGCGGACCGCCTCATGGTCGGCGCGGTCGACCTGCACCAGCACCCCGGACCGAGCCCGTTTCCGCGGCGGATGAGCATCCTTGACGCCGCGCGCGACGCGGCCGGGGCGGGCTTCCGCGCGATCGTGGCCAAGTCGCACCACCACAGCATGGTCACCGACATCCTGGCGCTGCGCTCGGCGGGCCTGGCCGACCTGCCGATCGAGGTCTTCGGCGGGATCGCCCTGAACTGGACGGTCGGCGGGCTCAACCCGTACGCCGTCGAGCTGGCCCTGCGGATGGGTGGCCGCATGGTGTGGTTTCCCACGCTCTCCTCCGCCGCCCACGTCCGGCACCACGAGGACCACGACACCGGCTTTCCCACCTCGGAGGTGGAGCTGCGCCCCCAGCCGATCCTGTCGATCCTCGACGACAACGGCCGGGTCCTGCCGGAGGTCCGGGACATCCTGTCGGTGATCGCGGCCGAGGAGGCGGTGCTGACCTGCGGCCACCTCGGCGTCACCGAGTCGCAGCGGCTCATCGACGCCGCGCTGGAGGCCGGCGTCCAGCGCATTGTCGTCAACCACCCCTGCTTCGTCGTCGGCGCCTCGATCGAACAGGCGGCCGCGTGGGCGCGCCAGGGCGTCTACATCGAACACTGCGCGGTCATGTACTTCGGCCGCCCGGAGCGCCGGCGCGACTTCGGTGAGCTGCTGGCGTTCATCGAGGCGGTCGGCGCCGGGCAGACCGTCATCTCCTCGGACTCGGGGCAGAAGGCCAACCCGCTGCCGGTCACCCTCTACCGCAGGGCCATCCGGGGGCTGCTGGACGCGGGCGTCCCCGAGCAGCAGACGCGGCAGCTGGTCGGTACCAACGCGGCACAGCTGCTGCTGCCATGA